In Porites lutea chromosome 1, jaPorLute2.1, whole genome shotgun sequence, a single genomic region encodes these proteins:
- the LOC140946842 gene encoding uncharacterized protein translates to MAAVTKTSGRKWSEEEVEKLLNLWAEETVQISIDNAKTPKEKTAVYQTLKVQLEQQGVQCELKAILSKIRKLRQKYKEEKNKAKKSGRSRGRKWKFFDKMDSIMGHRANISPPLVLDSSADQNEESVMSESEDEKVSNDGVIDNERHVDEMEGESTPPPQEQGVSTCEHVKPKPPGEKPKSRSLPKKTKLEKSLEVLCDKMVSSSASEMDRFFRMEEERHKKEMALQLEQAKIEAERRRQEREHELAVLQLLTRNAYMPTTSMQSSAGPGGYCPSGYEDGSHSSRSFAWSHGIMGGITGVVDQSAPSYSSSESSFTTL, encoded by the exons ATGGCGGCCGTCACGAAAACGAGTGGAAGAAAATGGTCGGAGGAAGAAGTAGAGAAACTCTTGAACTTGTGGGCTGAAGAAACAGTTCAAATAAGTATTGATAATGCAAAGACGCCGAAAGAAAAGACAGCTGTATACCAAACGTTAAAAGTCCAACTTGAACAACAAG GTGTTCAATGCGAGTTAAAGGCAATCCTAAGTAAAATTCGAAAACTTCGTCAAAagtacaaagaagaaaaaaacaaagcaaagaagagTGGACGTTCTCGTGGGCGAAAGTGGAAGTTCTTTGATAAAATGGATAGTATTATGGGCCACAGAGCCAACATCTCTCCACCTCTGGTTCTTGATTCGAGTGCTGACCAGAATGAAGAAAGTGTAATGTCGGAATCCGAAGATGAGAAAGTTTCTAATG ATGGGGTTATTGATAATGAAAGACATGTTGATGAAATGGAGGGTGAATCAACTCCCCCACCACAAGAACAAGGTGTTTCAACTTGTGAACATGTTAAGCCAAAGCCACCTGGTGAAAAACCAAAATCCAGAAGCCttccaaagaaaactaaattgGAAAAGTCTCTGGAGGTCTTGTGCGACAAAATGGTTTCTTCATCAGCTTCTGAAATGGACAG ATTTTTTAGGATGGAGGAAGAACGTCACAAGAAAGAAATGGCATTGCAATTAGAGCAGGCAAAGATTGAGGCAGAAAGGCGACGACAGGAAAGAGAACACGAGTTAGCTGTTCTTCAACTCTTAACACGTAATGCTTACATGCCCACAACAAGCATGCAGTCATCAGCTGGACCTGGAGGATACTGTCCTTCTGGGTATGAAGATGGCTCACATAGTAGCAGATCATTTGCATGGAGTCATGGCATTATGGGTGGAATCACTGGAGTGGTCGATCAGAGTGCACCTTCATATTCATCATCTGAATCCAGCTTTACTACATTGTGA